The genomic interval CAGTATTTTCATGAGATCCTCCCAGTTTACACTGGGAGCTCTGCTAGTCCCCTTTTACAGGATCACAGTGGTCTGAGTTGTCTCTGTTCTCTCTGGGAAGTTAAACACTGTACTTTGTCCAGAAGAGAAGCTGAATAACCTGCCCAGGATCTCTCAGGAAATCTGTGGCAGAGAAAAGACTGGACCTGGACTTTAACAATCTGTGTTCCCTGAGTGTGGACAGTGCTGTTGATCCAAACCCTTCCCCAGCAGAAAGGAgaattcctgcttttccagagAGGTTCTTTACCTGTGGGATCAGGAAGGAGCTGAAGAGTTTGGCTGTTACCAGGCAGAGGTTGGACTTGTGGGGCCCGATCACGGCGGTCACCCGGGGCTGGTAGTTGGTGTAGTTGCACAGAATTCCAATTCCTGTGGTGCCATTCTGGGTCAGGAAGAacaggctgggctgcagggccaCCAGGGGCTCAAAGCAGGTGTCATACATGTCATAGCCCAGGGTCACACCTGGCAGGAGTGAGCTGGAGTTGTTGATCTCATCGATGGCGAACCTCATCCCCAGAGCCCAGATCAGCCCATCTATGAACAACCTGCAGGAAGAGGAGACAGGAATTACAGGGTTCTTACAATAGGGAGCAGCTTCTTCCACctttttttggcattttgcATCCTGTGTATAGTCctgggttggacttgatctcagaggtctcttccaacccagctgattctatgatgagAAAGCAAAGTGCTGCTAAAAGCTTCCATCAGAATAGGGTTGGTTGTGTCTGACAGCAGAGTAGCAGcaagaaaacccaaaaccccTTTCCACTTTGGGGTCACAAGCTGTTATTCCCACACCCCACTGCTCCGGCGCCCCAGAGCCGGTCTCGGCTCCGGCGCCCCAGAGCCGGTCTCGGCTCCGGCGCCCCAGAGCCGGTCTCGGCTCCGGCGCCCCAGAGCCGGTCTCGGCTCCGGCGCCCCAGAGCCGGTCTCGGCTCCGGCGCCCCAGAGCCGGTCTCGGCTCCATCCCACCctcagtgctggctgtgccagcaccaccagcacccctttgccctgccctcccctcccagccctgcagccagcGCTGCTCTCACCTCTCACACCCCACCAGGATGGGCTCCGAGCGCTCCGTCAGGCTCACGGTGGGGTCCCTGCCCAGCGGGAACAGCCCTCCCAGGATGAAGTCCCCAGGCCGGCGGAACTGGGCTGAGAGGCAGGGGGGGCTCTGGGCTGCCCAGCccgtgcccagccccagcagcaccagcagcttggGGACCATCATTGGCTGCTCTGTGCTCCGAGCGAgtgtgggagagggaaggggggcaGAGCATCCAGTCCCATCAATCTCTTTAAATAGAACTCAAGAGATGAAAATAATGGGGAAGAATTTGTTTAGGGAAATGCATTAGCTCTGTGCTTAGTGGACTAGGCAAATACACAGCAGTACCCTCTGAGTGCTCTTGGCTGGAAACCACTGGTCTTGTCCTGATTTCCTTTGCTCAGTGAGTGACCAAATTCCTTGTCACAGCTCTGGAAATTGTTCTTTGTGGGACAGATGATAAACTTGGGTGCCCCACTCTGAATAGTAGAGATTTACACAGCAgtaatttttatgtgtttttttaaattcaaggtCACCCCATCATGGAGATAACCAATCTTCCTCAGGGCACCACAGGAATTTGCCTGGAGAAGGCCAGTCCTGGGTCACAAGGTTGGTGATGGTtattttttagggtttttttttactggctGATTGAATCTTTTCCTCACACTGAGCTATGACattaatttcagtttaaaaacttcttGTTTAGGGACAACTTCACAGTGTAGTAATTTGGGTTGGATGATGGCTTGCATTTCTTCTGTCAGGTTGGAATTTCAGAACACAGGAGAGCTTTGAATGAAAAGTGCCATTTACTGCATTTTATTggtttattatatatttatactgtATCATAAAATTGATGCACCAAATTGGACCAAAGTGATGCACAAAGTGATGCACCAAGGCTGGAATATTTTCCTTGTATGAGGAGAACCAAGTACACTGTGGAGAGCTAAATATACCCAGTACTTCAGGCAAACAACAGTTGTGGCTGTTACATAGATATATTtataatgacatttttaaagactttccctttaatgaaatatttgttaGCTTTAATTACGTACTTTCTTTTAGAAAGCTCAAGGAACATCCATTCCCTGTGTTCAGGCAAAAAATAATGTTGATAGATGTGAATAttcagaacagcagctcagcagaacaTCTGACTTGATGTGGGCCCAGCAGGGTTTCACAGCTGATCTCCAGGTAAGTGAAACAGCCCCTCCCAGTGACAGAAAATCTCAGTAGATAAGACTGTCAGGCATGTTCTTCCAACCCCACAATCCCAGAACACAATCCCATAAAGGACACTCCTGAGAAGCACATTATTCACATAATTGTATGTCCAGTTAGTCCAGTGTCCATGAGGTAACAGTGATTTCCTGGATCATAAATGTTACACTATGCCCAAAAGGTACAGTCAGAACATGTTACAGCTTGTGAgattcccctttcctcccccaaATATTCACATCATCCTGGACTAAACATATAGtgctttttcagctttcaaGAAGTTCAGTAAACTCCATTTTACATCCTTTGGCTATTACAGTGATTTGCAACAGAAGTCATAAGCCTCACAGTACAAGATTGGATTTCTCCCCAGACAGTCAGAGAAATCATTTTTATAGGCATTTGACACAttcttctttaaataaaaaaccaaccaaccacatGAGAACACAACGTAGAGAAAACAGCTCAGGTACAGCCTTGGCTGGACAGATGGGAATGTGCAGCATAGATTAAAAACTGGTCCACATCCCAAGTGCAAAAAGCATGGATTtcatgggcaggggcaggacacagAAGGTGCTGCTGAACGGATCCAAACAGCCACCCCCACCTCCTTcagctctggggggcacaggattagcagcagagcccaggaaagGAGCTTCCTTCCCCACAGGCTTTACTCAGGATTATATTCCCAAGGTTAAAGCACAACAGAAGGCAAAACCCCCCAGATGTATTAACAGCTTATAGACAGAAGTGGCCAGGTGAGCTCCTGTGGAGTGTGAATGTGCTCAGACACCACTTCTTGTCACACAAGGCCAGAACTATTGGTGTAAATGCACAGAATTAGAGAGTTTGGCTTAAAAAGAAACCACCTCCCTCCCAGCCTTGCTGGAGGGTTGGAGATGACTCcaggaacaaaaaagaaatccattAAGCAGGTCATACTGgcaggtttttttgtctttgtgttGAGGTCTAGACACACACTGACATAAATATGACATACACATcatacatgtacacacatgtgTACAACATACATAGGTACAAAACCCCTAGTGCATATTTTTGTGTTCCAGGTTCAGGCACCCTGAATAGCCTTGAAAGGAAAACCCCTAAACCCCTAAACTCCActtgctgtggggttttttcttaccATGGGGctgtacacacacagacatgtatGATATGTATTTTCTATGTGTAACACACATAGATATAAAAAACCCTGGTGCATATTGTTGTGTTCCAAGGTGAGGCGCCCTGAACAGCCTGGCTGAGtgctcagctccctgctggAAGGGGAAGTGGAGCCACACAAACACTGGATTTTCCCGCAGTTCCGTTGGAATGCCCCTCCCTGCCGTCAGGGCAGGTcgagcagcctgtgctgtgcaaaGAGCTCCTGGGTGATGCCTTGGAatgcccctccctgccctcagggcAGGTcgagcagcctgtgctgtgcaaaGAGCTCCTGGGTGATGCCGTAGACACTCTGGATGTGGGGAATGGCCTCGCCCAGCATGGCCACGGCCTGCTCGGGGGGCCCCACATTCATCACCTCCAGGAAGGCGTCGCGGGAGGGCAGGGCGCAGAAGGCGAGCGTGGCTGCCTTGCGGACCACCCAGGGGTGGTGTGCGGCCAGCGAGGCGTTGTAGGCTTCGGTGCAGATGGCGGCGGTGCGGGAGTCGGTGCGGGCGGTGCGGAGCCCCTCGAGGaagagctgcagccagagcagggcgCGGTGCAGCCGCAGCACCGTCCGGCACCCGGAGTCGGAGCGGCCCCGCAGCTCGGCCGGGCCCCGCCCCAGCTCGAACTGCACCATGGCCTGCAGCGACTCGTagtgctgcccgtgctgccccCGCCGGTGCCCCTCCATCAGCTGCACCTTGGCCACCGCGTCCTTGGAGATGAAGGAGAAGACGGCGCCGAGGCTCTGCAGGAACCTGAGGGGGAAACGCTGGATTGGGATGggagggacacctcccactgtccaagccctgtccaacctggccttggacactcccagggatggggcagccacagcttctctgggaagtccaacccagcccctgcccaccctcacagccagaattccttcccaatatcccatcatCTAACCTTGTcttctgtcagtgggaagccactcCCACTTGTCCTGGCACCcgctctcctggagcccctttaggcactgtaAGGGGTgctcaggtctccctggagccttctcgtctccaggtgagcccccccagctctcccagcctggctctagAGCAGAGGGAATCCAACCCTTGGAGCATGTCCAGCCCCTGGAGCGTCTCCGTGGCCTCCTCCGGACTCggtccagcagctccacatcctccAGGGCTGGACACGGGTAGACATCCCTACAAGCCATTTTCCCCCCGTGGGAGTTCCATTCCTGCCCTAACACTAATTTTTTTACATTCTCCTCTGCCTTAGGAGGGAACCGACCCTTGACCGATGTCCCCTGCACTGTCACCGTCTGGTCCTGCCCGCAGTCCCCGCGCACGGGGCGCGGGGCACTCACCGGATGAGCCCCCACCAGCCGCACAGGTagggctccagcagcacctcccgCTGCTCCGTCACGCACCTCTGGAAGGCGTCCAGCACCTCCCTGAGGCTGAACGCGCCCGGCGCCGCCATCGCCCCGCGCCgccacctcctcttcctcctcccgcCTCCCCCGGCGCGGCCAATCCGCGTGCGGTCCGTCACCGCGCCCTGCCCGCGGGCCAATCAGCTTCGGGTGCGTCACGGCGGCTCGGGGAGGTAACCAATCCCCTTCGGGTGCGTCGCGCGGCCCGGCCAATCCGCGCTGGGTGCGGCCACAGGGACAGGTCCTGGTGGGGCGGTGTTGGCGCATGCGCAGTGCGGCGGGTCCGGCCCGGCGCGAGGGCCTCGGGGTTGGTGTGtttgctgtggggtttttgtgtgttttctgtgggatttgtgtgttttatgggggttttttgtgttttatgtgCAATTTTATGTGCGTTCCGCTGCGTTTATGTTCATTTCTGCGCGGGTCTGTGAGTGCTTTTGCTCGTAGTGGGTATCGAACCCAGGCAGGGCCGAGTTTCCGTAACTTGTTTTTTTATCATCTCAGTCGCGTTTTgtgtctccttttctccttctccaggaAGAAGTTTGGCCTCTGTTCGAGCTTTTCGTGCCAGAGACTGGAAGACAGTTGAAATGGCACCTGTAGAACGGGCAGAACCTTCTCTTGCCGTCCCCCGCACTGATCTGCCCCTGCAGTGATTATTTCTCTGTGCGGTTTGGGGTCTGGAATCCGGTAAAATGCCTGAAATCAAAGTCACTCCCCTGGGTAAGTCCGGGCTAAAATCCTCCTGAAAACCTGTGGAATGTGGGGTTGAGGGTGGGATGTGTCAGCCTTGGTGGCACCAGCAGTGAGGGGGGACAGCTGGGACTGGTTCCTCTCAGCATTTCTCTGTCCTCCCTTTGTCTTTCAAGCAAAAGTCATAACTCTTTGATTGGAGGATTAATTAATGTTCTGGTAGAGGCACTGTAGGATTGTACAGTGTAGGCAGAGAATTAGTTCATTTATTGTGCTAAAGAGCCACAGGGAGCaaatctttctcttcttttggtattttcatctgtttttattGGTTGCACAGGAGCTGTTTCTGTACTGAGAGTGCAGAGGATGTGCTGAGTGGGGAAACTGCTTTATTCTGATGGATAATTTTTAGGGCTTgatatgaaattaattaaagCTTAATGAAGCTCCACTGAGAGCAGAACAGCAGAGCAAACATTCCATGTTATTCCTTTACAGATAAAGGATTATTTTCGTTTTATTTGAAGCTGTAGCTGCAACTTGCAGGAAGTTTGTACAGACCTCTAAGTGCTTTTCTTTAGAACTGTTGTAAGCATTGCCAGAGGTGTTTGACTTGCCCTTTGCTGGggtgcaggagctgggcaggacgTGGGACGGAGCTGTATCCTCGTGTCCATCGCTGGGAAGAACGTGATGCTGGACTGTGGGATGCACATGGGCTACAACGATGATGTGAGTGCTGTGAGAGGCAGGAGAGGGTCTGGGGGAGtgtcctgcccttcccagcaggaTTCCACACTGGGCCCTTTTTTTTGAGTGTTGCCTGGGGtttgtggaatcacagaatatcctgagctgggagggatccccagggatcatccagttccactcctggctctgcacagacaccccaacaatcccatcctgtcactcagagtgttgtccaaactctcctggagctctggcagccttggggctgtgcccactgccctggggagcctgttcagtgcccaccaccctctgggggaaggacccTCTCCAATCAAGGCCAGCTCCCTATGTGtcccctggcagctctgccctcctttccctctgacTCTCTGCACATTCCCAGCGTTTCAGGTCCCTCTCACTGTTGGTTTGTTGGATCAGTGAGGCAGCATTGCCTGGCTTTGTTTCCTGATGAAttccctgcttttccctgtTTGCAGAGGCGCTTCCCTGACTTTTCCTACATCACCCAGAATGGGAGGCTGACAGACTTTCTGGACTGTGTGATCATCAGGTGAGGAACtcccttccctgtcccagctccatgGGAACTGGGAATGCTTGGTATGCTGGGCCTGGTAAACCAGACACATTCTAATTTTCTGTGGttcctctgtgccaggcagagcttTAAGAATGTGAAGGAAGGTCTGAGCACCAGCCAAGCTGAATTCCATGCAGCATCTCCTTTAttctctgtgggttttttgcAGCCACTTCCATTTGGACCATTGTGGAGCGTTGCCCTATTTCAGTGAGATGGTGGGTTATGATGGGCCCATTTACATGACACACCCCACCAAGGCCATCTGTCCCATCCTCCTGGAGGACTACAGGAAAATAACTGTGGATAAGAAAGGGGAGACCAACTTCTTCACATCCCAGATGATCAAAGACTGCATGAAAAAGGTTGTGGCTGTGCATCTTCACCAGACAGTGCAGGTAAAGgggcatttctgtgccctcttGGATCACACCAAGGGTGGTTGCAGTGAAGGAAATGAGCAGTTTTATTGGAGGTGATGGCACTAATGGAGGGTTTGCCTGGTGGGGCAGGTGGATGAGGAGCTGGAGATCAAAGCATACTATGCAGGCCACGTGCTTGGAGCTGCCATGTTCCAGATCAAGGTTGGATGTGAGTCAGTTGTGTACACTGTGAGTATGACAGATTTATACATATTTACCTCATATGTAGACATTATATACAGatattgaaatatatatattgtatatgtGCACACCAATATTTCTGGATCTCTACATCACCTCTCAATGGCCTGTCCTGTGGCCTTGAGAATATtaattgttttctcttcttccatCAGGGTGATTATAACATGACACCAGACAGACACCTGGGGTAAGTAGGAAGCTGAGTTTCTAAGGGTGATAAATGTTTCTGACAGGAAGGTTTTAGCACAGGTTGGTAGTTGTAGGGGCATCAGCTTTGATTCTTTCTTAGGAGACTGGAATATTTCATGGTGTCCTTGGTGGATAAATGCAGTTGTGAGGGTGAACAGATTTACATTTACTCTGACAGACAGACTTTAATGTAATCTTCTGTATACTCTATTTTTAAGGCTGAGAAATAATCAGACTTCaatgtttgaaatgtttttttcatggtGTCTTCTCAATGTGTTTCCTTTCTAAGAGAGTACCAACCACAAACTTTAAGATTCAGTGTATTTTCACTGACTTATATGAGAGATTTATAATATCCATGCTATTTAGATTAATGCATTTAAAACAGGTAATAGACTGAATAATTATGGCTTTTTGAGGTCTGTGGTGTCTATTTGgagctgaaataatttaaagagggggctcctgctgctgccacacaaGCCCCAGTGACTTTGGGCAGGCCAAGGCACGGCTGTATTCCTGTTTCCTGTCTGCAAATGGAGACAGTGACATTGCCCCCCAGCCTGGGTGCCACTGGTGCCATCTCCTGCTGGcctgtccttccctccctctgccagggctgcctggaTCGACAAGTGCCGCCCAGACCTGCTGATCAGCGAATCCACCTACGCCACCACCATCCGAGACTCCAAAcgctgcagggagagggacttCCTGAAGAAGGTTCATGAGACTGtggaaagaggagggaaggTACAGTGTGATTCCCACTAATAATGCCAGAATTGTTGCTCTCAACCACTTGTTTCGTGTTATCCAGAAGAGAACAGAAACTGCCCTCAGTGTGTGCACAGAGGTGCCAGTCAGGGGGCAGTGCCTTTCATTCCCAACTGCACaactgtcctgggttgagctggcaaaacaccaactgtccaggacagagtgaaagggttcctcctccccccaaccagccaagggaaaaagaagagagagagaaaagaaaaaccctcaaaaccaggtttatgctgaaactaactacatgtatttatacagagaagagaaaactaagagagaactacactataacacacacttacacaagttatgcatagataacaaggaataatttcccacttcccaattaatacaaagcccattactctaaattcataagcactccaaaagacactcagcaagaaagagaaagtataacaacaaaatatttctacttccctgaatgcaaaacaaaatgcaagcacaggcaacaggagcagggcccagcatagtagaggagctgctagatgtcctcctcttagtgcagccatggtggaactgaccaagccactcccacacactggatttacaccctttgagatgatgtagtatggtatggaatacaatattattggctggaagaagtcagctgttagctagctcagcccagcttaaatcagctgacaatcctaggcctagctgaactttaaaacctaagtttaggcccacctggctaaacccataacaacacagtcctgggaagtgggaagagtATCAGAAAGTGAGAGGGAACTGAGGGACTTGTTCAGAAATTATAACACTGCAGTGCATTGAGTACTGCTTGGGTTTCACAGGCACTAAATCCCACCTCAATTGCAGGTTCTTATCCCGGTTTTTGCCCTTGGACGTGCCCAGGAACTCTGCATTTTATTGGAAACTTTCTGGTGAGTGCAGTCTCTCTGTGAATGTGTCTTTTTGTCCTCCCTTGTGCTCCTGGCAGGTTTCTGTGATCCTTCTGTGTCTGGTGAATATTTGTAGAGGCAGGAGATTGTCTGGAGCaagagggaaggagaacagGACTGAAGCCTTCTTGGTAGTAAGTGAATGCACAGGGATGTGGTGTGACCATAACACTGATTTAGAGCTCCTGAGAGTGGGGAATACACACAGAAAGTCCTGGGAGGATTACCCATGTTCATGGACTCACAGCTTGGAGAGCCAGGATCCTGCTTTGGCCCTCACAGGTACCTCGGACCCTTCTTTCCACAGGGAAAGAATGAACTTGAAGGCTCCAATTTACTTTTCCACGGGCCTGACAGAGAAGGCCAACCATTATTACAAGCTCTTCATCACGTGGACAAATCAGAAAATCCGCAAGACCTTCGTGCAGAGGAACATGTTTGAGTTCAAGCACATCAAAGCCTTCGATCGGGCCTTTGCAGACAACCCAGGGCCCATGGTAGGTGGGTGCTGGGCAtggggcagggcacagctggggggcAGGACTTGTTTTGAGCCAGTCTGGCATGAACAGGCAGCCCAAGGATCCTCTACCCCCTCAGTCCCACCTGAAAACCCTTTTGTGTCCAGGCCATCTGTGTAACTATTAAAGatatttctgttgttatttCAGTAAAGGTAAAATGCCCAGAGAGAATTAAAACTTTGCATCTTTATATAATCTCTACATCTAGATCTAATTCAAACCATCTTTTTTACAGTATATTCTCTAAACAAATCAGGTGACAGATCCTCTACAGCACAATCTTTTATTACTGGTTTTCTTCCTGCCTGGTTTATTAGGTACCATCATAAAACCCTTCAGAGATTCCATCAAACACTGTGGCTGCTCACAAACATTTCCTAAAATAGTAGTTCAGCTCCTGTGAAATTGGACAGggtgggaaaaacaaaataggaaaaatcCCCACTTGATGTAGTGTCTGTAATGGGTATGGGTGGCTACTCTGCACAGGTGTAGGATACTAATATGTGATGGAAAAACTCTTTGATTTCCAGGTGGTGTTTGCAACCCCTGGAATGCTGCATGCAGGACAGTCCCTTCAAATCTTCAGGAAATGGGcagggaatgaaaaaaacatggTAAGAAATGGTTTTCTTGAGTGCTGGTttgtgctggtggcactgggacagtgggaaaggcaggagagctTCTCCTCAACATCTGGGGTTAAACTGCCTGAGTGCTctcagagcccagcccagggcagagctctcccAAGCTCTGCATTCTGCTCTGGGGGCTGGTtcagtgccaggagctgtgccaggcccagtgccctgtgctgctttccctggcaGGTGATCATGCCTGGATACTGCGTGCAGGGAACGGTGGGCCACAAGATCCTCAGCGGGCAGCGCAAGCTGGAGATGGAGGGCAGGCAAATAGTAAGTGTTGTTGTCAAGCAGGAGGGTCATTTGGGGGAAATTCTTCAAAATTTAAATAGTTACACACACCATAGACTGGTAATGGGGTTGTGCTGCACCCAACTCTGAAAGTGCCTCAAAGGAACCTTTTCTTTGGAGTGGGACTTGTGGTTTTTAATCCTTTACTTTGGcaattgtgttttcttctgccaTAAAGTTTTGGGGCCCATTTATAATGTTTAATAACAAAGTGAAGTAGTGACATTTTTACATTAGTGAAATGGgtaaaaatgataattttttaagTAAATGTGGATAAAAAAATGATACGATACCAGCTGTACCCAATGTTTAATAATAAAGTGAAATAGTGACATTTTTATGTTAGTGGAATAGGTaaaaatgatgcatttttaaGTAAATGTGGATAATAAAATGATACCAGCAGTACTCAGTGTTTAATAACAAAGTGAAATAGTGACATTTTTATGTTAGTGGAATAGGTaaaaatgatgcatttttaaGTAAATGTGGATAATAAAATGATACCAGCAGTACCCAGTGTTTAATAACAAAGTGAAATAGTGACGTTTTTATGTTAGTGAAATAGGTAAAAATGATACTTTTTAAGTAAATGTGGATAATAAAATGATACCAGCAGTACTCAGTGTTTAATAACAAAGTGAAATAGTGACATTTTCCCGTTAGTGAAATAGGTAAAAATGATACATTTCTAAGTAAATGTGGGTAATGATACCAGCTGTACCCCCAAGTATTGATTTGTTTGGGCAAGTGTGTGACAAGTATTCCCTGAAATTGGGAATTTGAGCCTTTAAGTTatggaaagcttttttttaaggcaatttaggtgttctcctccctccttcaaAGTAACTGGAGAGGAGTCTGGGCCTCTCTGTGTATGTACACAGGCTGGAGTGagccagagccattcccagTTCTCAgatcctgtgctctgctcctccccagctggAAGTGAAGATGCAGGTGGAGTACATGTCCTTCAGTGCCCACGCAGATGCCAAGGGGATAATGCAGCTGATCCGCCAGGCTGAGCCACGGAATGTGCTCCTGGTGCACGGGGAGGCCAAGAAAATGGAGTTCCTGAAGCAGAAGATCGAGCAGGAGTTCCGTACGTGCCCGTGGGCACCGAGGAGggggtggcagcagagcagcagagctcacTGGGGGGAGCAGCTGGCCCTCAGCAGCATTGGCTCTGGTGGAATTTACACATACCCTCAAAAGCTGCTGTCTGTAACATCTTAATTAGCATGTTAATTAAGCCCAGTTAATTATAATGACCCTTTGGACTTGAACTGCTGTTGTTCTGTTGCTGCCACGTTGCTGACAGGGGCTGTTCCCATTGCAGATGTCAACTGCTACATGCCTGCCAATGGAGAGACCACCACCATCTTCACCAACCCCAGCATCCCTGTGGACATCTCCCTGGGCCTCCTCAAGAGAGAAGCAGCAATAGGTGACCCTTCCACCCACCCCTTCCCTCTTCCaaccctgctgctgtgctgtacactgctggcaggaggcagaaTGCTGCAGATGGGTGttcagaaatgctggaaaacaaaTGCACACACACTGCCTTGTTTGCTCCTGCATTCTGCTGGCAAAACTCTTGTGTGG from Pithys albifrons albifrons isolate INPA30051 chromosome 22, PitAlb_v1, whole genome shotgun sequence carries:
- the CPTP gene encoding ceramide-1-phosphate transfer protein, whose translation is MAAPGAFSLREVLDAFQRCVTEQREVLLEPYLCGWWGLIRFLQSLGAVFSFISKDAVAKVQLMEGHRRGQHGQHYESLQAMVQFELGRGPAELRGRSDSGCRTVLRLHRALLWLQLFLEGLRTARTDSRTAAICTEAYNASLAAHHPWVVRKAATLAFCALPSRDAFLEVMNVGPPEQAVAMLGEAIPHIQSVYGITQELFAQHRLLDLP
- the INTS11 gene encoding integrator complex subunit 11 codes for the protein MPEIKVTPLGAGQDVGRSCILVSIAGKNVMLDCGMHMGYNDDRRFPDFSYITQNGRLTDFLDCVIISHFHLDHCGALPYFSEMVGYDGPIYMTHPTKAICPILLEDYRKITVDKKGETNFFTSQMIKDCMKKVVAVHLHQTVQVDEELEIKAYYAGHVLGAAMFQIKVGCESVVYTGDYNMTPDRHLGAAWIDKCRPDLLISESTYATTIRDSKRCRERDFLKKVHETVERGGKVLIPVFALGRAQELCILLETFWERMNLKAPIYFSTGLTEKANHYYKLFITWTNQKIRKTFVQRNMFEFKHIKAFDRAFADNPGPMVVFATPGMLHAGQSLQIFRKWAGNEKNMVIMPGYCVQGTVGHKILSGQRKLEMEGRQILEVKMQVEYMSFSAHADAKGIMQLIRQAEPRNVLLVHGEAKKMEFLKQKIEQEFHVNCYMPANGETTTIFTNPSIPVDISLGLLKREAAIGPVPDAKKPKLMHGTLLMKDNSFRLVSPEQALKELGLAEHQLRFTCRVHIQDPRKEHETVLRVYNHLKGVLKDYSVQHLPDGSITVESILIQATAHSEDQGTKVLLVSWTYQDEELGSYLTSLLKKGLPQSTA